Proteins from a single region of Candidatus Methanosuratincola sp.:
- a CDS encoding DNA topoisomerase VI subunit B — protein MSREKFQSISAADFFYRNREIAGFDNPVRATYTIIRELVENALDACEQYSIPPDVRTKLIGEGNSIYRIRVEDNGIGVPYDQVPYAFGQILFGSKYMLRQSRGIFGLGGKMAVLYGQITAHSSVKVLSSTGGFEKYFYELNINVQENKPIVRRKEVTPNPGRWRGTIIEFSFEGDYVRAKPKVVEYFRQTSILLPYANILFIDPDGTLYRFDKITDEMPKPAETVKPHPYGVDLEIVHRMINATRSSTMVDFLVNNFHRVGAATAINFLKEAKISQNANPRTLDSKELLRLVNKMKEFDGFQPPDAQCLSPIGEELLKKGIVREFRPEYVAVTQRGASAYAGYPFIVEAAIAYGGDIPITPQDEMLVFRFANKIPLLYDLHSDVTMKVIKKINWQRYRLDLSSMPLAFFVHICATKVPYKTVGKEYIADRPEVEYEIEWALKTCARDIRAHLAKKEKADIVQRRLSVFERYLPMIANFSTELAGNGKPPDYEKVLRRVQAHAKEVEQRSLVEAE, from the coding sequence CATCCCGCCAGACGTGAGGACGAAGCTGATCGGCGAGGGGAATTCCATCTACAGGATAAGGGTGGAGGACAACGGGATCGGGGTGCCCTACGACCAGGTCCCGTACGCATTCGGGCAGATCCTCTTCGGATCGAAGTATATGCTCAGGCAGAGCAGGGGCATCTTCGGGCTCGGGGGCAAGATGGCTGTCCTGTACGGGCAGATCACCGCGCACAGCTCTGTGAAGGTCCTCTCGAGCACGGGGGGCTTCGAGAAGTACTTCTATGAGCTCAACATAAACGTCCAGGAGAACAAGCCGATCGTGAGGAGGAAGGAGGTCACCCCGAACCCAGGCAGGTGGCGGGGAACCATAATCGAGTTCAGCTTCGAGGGGGACTACGTCAGGGCAAAGCCGAAAGTGGTGGAATACTTCCGGCAGACCTCGATCCTTCTCCCCTACGCGAACATACTTTTCATCGACCCAGACGGAACGCTCTACAGGTTCGACAAGATTACAGATGAGATGCCGAAGCCAGCGGAGACGGTAAAGCCGCACCCGTACGGCGTAGACCTCGAGATCGTCCACAGGATGATAAATGCGACTCGAAGCAGCACGATGGTCGACTTCCTTGTGAACAACTTCCACAGGGTTGGAGCTGCCACTGCGATCAACTTCCTGAAGGAGGCGAAGATAAGCCAGAATGCCAACCCAAGGACGCTGGACTCTAAGGAGCTCCTGAGGCTCGTCAACAAGATGAAGGAGTTCGACGGCTTCCAGCCCCCAGACGCGCAGTGCCTCTCCCCGATCGGCGAGGAGCTCCTGAAGAAGGGCATAGTCAGGGAGTTCAGGCCGGAGTACGTGGCGGTGACGCAGAGGGGGGCCTCGGCGTATGCAGGGTACCCGTTCATAGTCGAGGCGGCGATCGCCTATGGTGGCGACATTCCAATAACGCCCCAGGACGAGATGTTAGTATTCAGGTTTGCGAACAAGATCCCGCTCCTCTACGACCTGCACAGCGACGTCACAATGAAGGTCATCAAGAAGATCAACTGGCAGAGGTACAGGCTGGACCTCAGCTCAATGCCACTGGCATTCTTCGTCCACATATGCGCCACGAAGGTGCCCTACAAGACCGTTGGGAAGGAGTACATCGCTGACAGGCCGGAGGTCGAGTATGAGATCGAGTGGGCGCTCAAGACGTGCGCCAGGGACATAAGGGCCCACCTGGCCAAGAAGGAGAAGGCGGACATTGTCCAGCGGAGGCTGTCCGTCTTCGAGAGGTACCTGCCGATGATCGCGAATTTCTCGACCGAGCTCGCCGGCAACGGGAAGCCGCCAGACTACGAGAAGGTCCTGAGGAGGGTTCAGGCACATGCTAAGGAAGTCGAACAGAGAAGTCTTGTCGAAGCTGAGTGA
- a CDS encoding DNA topoisomerase IV subunit A, whose amino-acid sequence MLRKSNREVLSKLSELGNEIYAEIERGEFPRIRIPSRTTSNIVFDEELGQFVLGDQRSLRSAANIKQIRSLTQLLWVASFAKRLVSEGKSSTLRDLYYHSLNYGIKFREQTESDDTVTDLETLLGEPREGFNIFPKERSAIFGDLEIEYTTPETHKGRRVNLGSNPDGVMVGLSVAQADFLSCNADKVFVIEKNAVFRRFIEERVYDKFNAILIDTAGQAPRLARLLIRRLNQELGLPVYLLTDADPWGMHIAMVIIRGSANAAHLRDLTTVRAKWVGLWATDIKRFNLPSFPLTKLDEERIRLLEEDMRYRDFEWQSELQEFKKTKRRAELEAFSAHGLTAIVDKYLPKKLKMIEEN is encoded by the coding sequence ATGCTAAGGAAGTCGAACAGAGAAGTCTTGTCGAAGCTGAGTGAGCTCGGGAACGAGATCTACGCCGAGATCGAGAGGGGGGAGTTCCCGAGGATAAGGATACCGAGCAGGACTACCTCGAACATAGTCTTCGACGAGGAGCTGGGGCAGTTCGTGCTCGGAGACCAGAGGTCCCTGAGGTCCGCGGCGAACATAAAGCAGATCAGGTCCCTGACGCAGCTCCTCTGGGTGGCTTCGTTCGCGAAGAGGCTCGTCTCTGAGGGGAAGAGCAGCACGCTGAGGGACCTATACTACCACTCCCTGAACTACGGGATAAAATTCAGGGAGCAGACCGAGTCGGACGACACCGTGACAGACCTCGAAACGCTCTTGGGCGAGCCGCGCGAGGGTTTCAACATTTTCCCGAAGGAGAGGTCCGCGATCTTCGGCGACCTGGAGATAGAGTACACGACGCCCGAGACGCACAAGGGCAGAAGGGTCAACCTGGGCTCCAACCCCGACGGGGTCATGGTCGGGCTCTCGGTCGCCCAGGCGGATTTCCTCTCATGCAATGCGGACAAGGTCTTCGTGATCGAGAAGAACGCGGTCTTCAGGAGGTTCATCGAGGAGCGCGTATACGACAAGTTCAATGCAATACTGATAGACACTGCAGGGCAGGCGCCCAGGCTGGCGAGGCTGCTCATCCGGAGGCTCAACCAGGAGCTAGGGCTTCCGGTCTACCTCCTCACGGACGCAGACCCGTGGGGCATGCACATCGCGATGGTCATCATACGCGGTTCTGCGAACGCCGCGCACCTGAGGGACCTGACGACGGTGAGGGCGAAGTGGGTCGGGCTATGGGCGACGGACATCAAGAGGTTCAACCTGCCCTCGTTCCCGCTCACAAAGCTCGACGAGGAGAGGATAAGGCTCCTCGAGGAAGACATGAGGTACAGGGATTTCGAGTGGCAGAGCGAGCTCCAGGAGTTCAAGAAGACGAAGAGGAGGGCGGAGCTCGAGGCCTTCAGCGCGCACGGCTTAACCGCGATAGTCGACAAGTACCTGCCTAAGAAGCTCAAGATGATAGAGGAGAACTAG